The following are encoded together in the Janthinobacterium sp. Marseille genome:
- the smpB gene encoding SsrA-binding protein SmpB: MSIVDNRKAFHDYFIEDRYEAGVMLQGWEVKAIRAGRVQLKEAYVIARGNEIFLFGAHVSALNSASSFSHPEAVRTRKLLLHAAEIKKLLSKVDQSGFTMVPLNLHWVRGRVKCDIALAKGKKEYDKRNTEKDRDWMREHQKIMKIHRR; encoded by the coding sequence ATGAGCATAGTAGATAACAGAAAAGCATTTCACGATTACTTCATAGAAGATCGTTACGAAGCAGGCGTCATGTTGCAGGGCTGGGAAGTCAAAGCCATCCGCGCCGGCCGCGTGCAGTTGAAGGAAGCCTATGTCATTGCCCGTGGCAATGAAATCTTCCTGTTCGGTGCACACGTCAGTGCACTGAACAGCGCTTCATCGTTTTCACATCCGGAAGCAGTACGTACGCGTAAGCTGCTGCTGCACGCAGCGGAAATCAAGAAACTGCTGAGCAAGGTCGACCAGTCCGGCTTCACCATGGTGCCGCTCAACCTGCATTGGGTACGCGGGCGGGTGAAATGCGATATTGCGCTGGCCAAGGGCAAGAAGGAATACGACAAGCGCAATACCGAAAAAGACCGTGACTGGATGCGCGAGCATCAAAAGATCATGAAGATACATCGCCGCTAA
- a CDS encoding NUDIX hydrolase: MQAPVDTSSNRKIPVAAVIAVLLRGDEVLLVSRKNPPDVGLWGFPGGKMDFGETMEAAAVRELYEETGVRAQARHVLTALNAYGKDEAGELLQHFVLLAVLCEWQSGEPVAADDAADAGWFRLQALQDGALELSQDVLAVAQMALRAQGMSLS, translated from the coding sequence ATGCAGGCACCAGTCGATACCAGCAGCAATAGAAAAATTCCGGTTGCGGCTGTGATTGCCGTGCTGCTGCGTGGTGATGAAGTCTTGCTGGTCAGCCGCAAGAATCCGCCCGATGTCGGCCTGTGGGGTTTCCCCGGCGGAAAAATGGATTTCGGTGAAACAATGGAAGCAGCGGCGGTACGTGAGTTGTACGAAGAAACCGGCGTGCGTGCACAAGCCCGGCATGTGCTGACGGCACTCAATGCTTATGGCAAGGATGAGGCGGGCGAGTTATTGCAGCATTTTGTCCTGCTCGCGGTCCTGTGTGAATGGCAGTCCGGTGAGCCGGTGGCGGCGGATGATGCCGCAGACGCGGGCTGGTTCCGTCTGCAGGCATTGCAGGATGGTGCGCTGGAGCTGAGCCAGGATGTATTGGCAGTGGCGCAGATGGCGCTACGTGCACAAGGCATGTCCCTTAGCTGA
- a CDS encoding NAD(P)H-dependent oxidoreductase, whose translation MRLLNIVCSPRGGKSVSIAIANTFLDAYGQRCPALEVDTLNVWEEDFPDFNNQAIGAKYKRVSKEALNNAEQAAWKSIETLVQRFQRAERIVLGVPMWNFSYPYKLKQLIDLVSQRNMLFSFDGRQYGPLLEIPRALVIHVRGQSRGLDIDSPGFEHQADYIDFWLKFIGVANVLSIQLEHTWDGRAPETIEAGKAQAIALAADF comes from the coding sequence ATGCGCCTGTTGAATATTGTTTGTTCGCCGCGTGGTGGAAAGTCAGTTTCCATCGCTATTGCCAATACCTTCCTCGATGCATACGGCCAGAGATGTCCCGCGCTGGAAGTCGATACCCTGAATGTATGGGAAGAAGATTTCCCCGACTTCAACAATCAGGCCATCGGCGCCAAATACAAGCGCGTGTCAAAGGAAGCCTTGAACAATGCCGAACAGGCGGCGTGGAAAAGCATAGAGACGCTGGTACAGCGCTTCCAGCGGGCTGAGCGGATTGTGCTTGGTGTTCCGATGTGGAATTTCTCTTACCCGTACAAGCTGAAGCAACTGATTGACCTCGTCAGCCAGCGCAATATGCTGTTCAGCTTCGATGGCAGGCAATACGGCCCGCTGCTGGAAATTCCGCGCGCGCTGGTGATACATGTACGGGGGCAAAGCCGGGGCTTGGATATCGACAGTCCGGGTTTCGAACACCAGGCTGATTACATTGATTTCTGGTTGAAGTTTATCGGCGTGGCAAATGTCCTGAGCATTCAGCTGGAACATACCTGGGATGGACGTGCGCCAGAAACCATAGAGGCAGGGAAAGCGCAGGCCATCGCGCTGGCTGCCGATTTTTGA
- a CDS encoding GreA/GreB family elongation factor: protein MKNERYLTQNDAATLSRIAEHLLRMGEVEINAGEQLIDIISTSIILPVDVQRKGYVTLYSTVSYSPVDTEEVRKLTIVCPQDANPQLALISALTPIGLALIGRKALTTVEVALPSKRVEKLKILDVTPLDSTMGELALS, encoded by the coding sequence ATGAAAAACGAACGTTACCTGACCCAAAACGATGCCGCCACGCTGAGCCGCATTGCCGAACACTTGCTGCGCATGGGTGAAGTTGAAATCAACGCCGGTGAACAATTGATAGACATCATTTCGACTTCCATCATCCTGCCAGTTGATGTACAGCGCAAAGGCTATGTCACCCTCTATTCGACTGTCTCATACAGCCCGGTCGATACTGAAGAAGTGCGCAAGCTGACCATCGTTTGTCCGCAGGATGCGAACCCGCAACTGGCTCTGATTTCGGCGCTGACGCCTATCGGCCTGGCTTTGATCGGACGCAAGGCTTTGACGACGGTCGAAGTTGCACTGCCATCGAAGCGCGTTGAAAAGCTGAAGATCCTGGATGTCACACCTTTGGACTCGACCATGGGCGAGCTCGCACTGTCATGA
- a CDS encoding aminoglycoside phosphotransferase family protein, whose product MLEPYLKRWQLTPDGTAIMTPGSQLLPVRMAGMPAMLKVSAEEEEKNGALLLAWWDGDAAARVLACEGDALLMERAEGQSTLLEMALHGRDDEASRIMCKVTAQLHAPRNKALPPLVPLTQWFQALEPAAAKYGGIFTYSAAVARDLLAKPQNTVVLHGDIHHGNILDFGARGWLAIDPKGLAGERGFDYANIFCNPELANAIVPARFLRQLEIVVANSGLERTRLLQWILAYAGLSAAWFFEDGMEAPTALAVAELAISELNR is encoded by the coding sequence ATGCTCGAGCCTTACCTGAAACGCTGGCAACTCACACCTGACGGCACCGCCATCATGACGCCCGGCAGCCAACTGCTGCCGGTACGCATGGCCGGTATGCCGGCGATGCTGAAAGTCTCGGCGGAGGAAGAAGAAAAAAACGGCGCTCTCTTGCTGGCCTGGTGGGACGGCGATGCCGCCGCCCGCGTGCTGGCCTGTGAAGGCGATGCGCTGTTAATGGAAAGAGCCGAAGGCCAAAGCACATTGCTGGAGATGGCCTTACACGGCCGGGATGATGAAGCCAGCCGCATCATGTGCAAAGTCACGGCGCAATTGCATGCGCCACGTAACAAGGCTTTGCCGCCACTGGTGCCGCTGACGCAATGGTTCCAGGCACTGGAACCGGCGGCCGCGAAATATGGCGGCATCTTCACTTACAGTGCCGCCGTGGCCCGCGACTTGCTGGCCAAGCCGCAGAATACCGTCGTACTGCATGGCGACATCCATCATGGCAACATCCTCGATTTTGGCGCGCGCGGCTGGCTCGCGATCGATCCGAAAGGCCTTGCAGGTGAGCGCGGCTTCGACTATGCCAATATCTTTTGCAATCCCGAACTCGCCAATGCCATCGTGCCCGCACGTTTCCTGCGCCAACTGGAGATCGTGGTCGCAAACTCCGGGCTGGAACGCACACGCCTGCTGCAATGGATACTGGCCTACGCCGGTTTATCGGCTGCGTGGTTCTTCGAAGACGGCATGGAAGCGCCCACCGCGCTCGCGGTCGCCGAGCTGGCCATCAGCGAATTGAATAGATGA
- a CDS encoding response regulator codes for MNVSHHLIDNPDDRPVVLLVDDAPSSLGVLCETLEGAGYTVLVACDGDTALRRLSLVTPDVILMDAVMPGISGFDACRRIKADLSTKHIPVIFMTGLSDTSHVLEGFACGGVDYVVKPVRAPEVLARLHTHLGNARMARFALDAIDVSGLGVIMLNEEGAISWCSPCARQLLTQFGIDPEALTVPQSWWKGSSGMELVASVTEPAGASLLVRNMGAAGMDEIMLLIELSGNHALPTGRLASAALTPRETEVLSWLAKGKTNRDIGEILKMSPRTVSKHLEHIFEKLGVETRSAAAAMASAQESVDARLPKWPH; via the coding sequence ATGAACGTGTCGCATCACCTGATTGATAATCCTGATGACCGTCCGGTTGTATTGCTGGTGGACGATGCCCCGAGCAGCCTCGGCGTCCTGTGCGAAACACTGGAGGGTGCCGGTTATACCGTGCTGGTGGCATGTGACGGCGATACCGCCTTGCGCCGCCTGAGCCTGGTGACGCCGGATGTCATCCTGATGGATGCGGTGATGCCGGGCATCTCCGGCTTTGATGCCTGTCGTCGCATCAAGGCGGATCTCTCGACCAAACATATCCCGGTGATTTTCATGACCGGCCTGTCCGACACTTCGCATGTGCTGGAAGGTTTTGCATGCGGCGGCGTCGATTATGTCGTCAAGCCGGTACGCGCGCCGGAAGTGCTGGCACGCCTGCATACGCATTTGGGCAATGCACGCATGGCGCGCTTCGCACTCGATGCGATTGATGTCTCCGGCCTGGGTGTGATCATGCTCAATGAGGAAGGTGCTATTTCATGGTGTTCGCCTTGCGCGCGCCAGTTGCTGACGCAATTCGGTATCGATCCGGAAGCGTTGACGGTGCCGCAATCATGGTGGAAAGGCAGTAGTGGCATGGAACTGGTGGCATCGGTTACCGAGCCTGCCGGTGCCAGCCTGCTGGTACGTAATATGGGTGCGGCCGGCATGGATGAAATCATGTTGCTGATCGAGTTGAGCGGCAACCATGCGCTGCCGACCGGACGTCTCGCCAGTGCCGCACTGACACCGCGCGAAACCGAAGTCCTGTCATGGCTGGCGAAAGGCAAAACCAATCGCGACATCGGTGAAATCCTGAAGATGAGCCCACGTACCGTGAGCAAGCATCTCGAACATATCTTTGAAAAACTCGGGGTGGAAACGCGCTCGGCCGCTGCTGCAATGGCGAGTGCGCAGGAAAGCGTGGATGCGCGCCTACCGAAGTGGCCGCACTAA
- a CDS encoding sulfite exporter TauE/SafE family protein, which yields MSSYIFVLMVGLLAGAISGVIGTGSSIMLLPVLVYTFGPKQAVPIMAVAAVMANLSRVMAWWKLVDWRAFAAYSITGVPAAAIGARTLLALPSHLIEICLGIFFILMIPARRWLVARNYTIKLWQLSIIGALIGFLTGLVLSTGPLSVPAFTAYGLVKGAFLSTEAASSLMLYVTKVITFREFGAMPLDIFIKGLLVGASLMAGTFIGKAVVLKLSNQAFQHLLDALLFCSGVSLLWAAFS from the coding sequence ATGAGCTCCTACATTTTCGTCCTGATGGTTGGATTGCTGGCCGGCGCAATTAGCGGCGTGATCGGCACCGGCTCATCCATCATGCTGTTGCCGGTATTGGTATATACCTTCGGGCCGAAACAGGCGGTTCCCATCATGGCGGTGGCGGCTGTCATGGCCAACCTGTCCCGCGTTATGGCCTGGTGGAAACTGGTCGACTGGCGCGCCTTTGCCGCTTACTCGATTACCGGTGTCCCGGCAGCGGCGATAGGCGCACGCACTTTGCTGGCACTGCCTTCCCACCTGATTGAAATCTGCCTCGGTATTTTCTTCATCCTCATGATCCCGGCGCGACGCTGGCTGGTTGCACGCAATTACACGATCAAACTCTGGCAGCTCTCCATCATAGGCGCCCTGATCGGCTTCCTCACCGGCCTGGTGCTGTCCACCGGTCCGCTCAGCGTGCCTGCATTTACCGCCTATGGTTTGGTCAAAGGTGCATTCCTGTCGACCGAAGCAGCCAGTTCGCTGATGCTCTATGTGACCAAGGTCATCACCTTCCGCGAATTCGGCGCCATGCCGCTGGACATCTTCATCAAGGGCTTGCTGGTCGGTGCATCATTGATGGCAGGGACTTTTATCGGCAAAGCCGTGGTGCTGAAACTGAGCAACCAGGCTTTCCAGCACTTGCTCGACGCCCTGCTGTTTTGTTCCGGCGTCTCGCTGCTGTGGGCGGCATTCAGCTAA